The following coding sequences lie in one Hippopotamus amphibius kiboko isolate mHipAmp2 chromosome 7, mHipAmp2.hap2, whole genome shotgun sequence genomic window:
- the PCGF1 gene encoding polycomb group RING finger protein 1 isoform X2: MASPQGGQIAIAMRLRNQLQSVYKMDPLRNEEEVRVKIKDLNEHIVCCLCAGYFVDATTITECLHTFCKSCIVKYLQTSKYCPMCNIKIHETQPLLNLKLDRVMQDIVYKLVPGLQDSEEKRIREFYQSRGLDRVTQPSGEEPALSNLGLPFSSFDHSKAHYYRYDEQLSLCLERLSSGKDKNKSVLQNKYVRCSVRAEVRHLRRVLCHRLMLNPQHVQLLFDNEVLPDHMTMKQIWLSRWFGKVSQRQGSPQGRGGPRGPFG; the protein is encoded by the exons ATGGCGTCTCCTCAGGGGGGCCAGATTGCGATCGCGATGAGGCTTCGGAACCAGCTCCAGTCAGTGTACAAGATGGACCCGCTACGGAACGAG GAGGAGGTCCGAGTAAAGATCAAAGACTTGAACGAACACATCGTCTGCTGCCTGTGCGCAGGCTACTTCGTGGATGCCACCACCATAACAGAGTGTCTTCATACGT TCTGCAAGAGTTGTATTGTGAAGTACCTCCAAACCAGCAAGTACTGCCCCATGTGCAACATCAAGATCCACGAGACGCAGCCACTGCTCAACCTCAAACTAGACCGGGTCATGCAGGACATCGTGTACAAGCTAGTGCCTGGCTTGCAAGACA GTGAAGAGAAACGGATCCGAGAATTCTACCAGTCCCGAGGCTTGGACCGGGTCACCCAGCCCAGTGGAGAAG AGCCAGCCCTGAGCAACCTTGGCCTCCCCTTCAGCAGCTTTGACCACTCAAAAGCCCACTACTATCGCTATGATGAGCAGCTGAGCCTATGCCTGGAGCGGCTGAG TTCTGGCAAAGACAAGAATAAAAGCGTCCTGCAG AACAAATATGTCCGATGTTCTGTTAGAGCTGAAGTTCGCCATCTCCGGAGGGTCCTGTGTCACCGCTTGATGCTAAATCCCCAGCAT GTGCAGCTCCTTTTTGACAATGAAGTTCTCCCTGATCACATGACCATGAAGCAAATATGGCTCTCCCGCTGGTTCGGCAAGGTGAGCCAGCGCCAAGGCAgtccccagggcaggggtgggccGAGGGGTCCTTTTGGGTAA
- the PCGF1 gene encoding polycomb group RING finger protein 1 isoform X4, which yields MCNIKIHETQPLLNLKLDRVMQDIVYKLVPGLQDSEEKRIREFYQSRGLDRVTQPSGEEPALSNLGLPFSSFDHSKAHYYRYDEQLSLCLERLSSGKDKNKSVLQVRGTEGRTSLRRLTSPWLFPHTPYSIPFPPHPQNKYVRCSVRAEVRHLRRVLCHRLMLNPQHVQLLFDNEVLPDHMTMKQIWLSRWFGKPSPLLLQYSVKEKRR from the exons ATGTGCAACATCAAGATCCACGAGACGCAGCCACTGCTCAACCTCAAACTAGACCGGGTCATGCAGGACATCGTGTACAAGCTAGTGCCTGGCTTGCAAGACA GTGAAGAGAAACGGATCCGAGAATTCTACCAGTCCCGAGGCTTGGACCGGGTCACCCAGCCCAGTGGAGAAG AGCCAGCCCTGAGCAACCTTGGCCTCCCCTTCAGCAGCTTTGACCACTCAAAAGCCCACTACTATCGCTATGATGAGCAGCTGAGCCTATGCCTGGAGCGGCTGAG TTCTGGCAAAGACAAGAATAAAAGCGTCCTGCAGGTGAGAGGGACTGAGGGGAGGACCTCTCTAAGGAGACTCACCTCCCCATGGCTCTTCCCTCACACACCTTATTctattcctttccctccccatccTCAGAACAAATATGTCCGATGTTCTGTTAGAGCTGAAGTTCGCCATCTCCGGAGGGTCCTGTGTCACCGCTTGATGCTAAATCCCCAGCAT GTGCAGCTCCTTTTTGACAATGAAGTTCTCCCTGATCACATGACCATGAAGCAAATATGGCTCTCCCGCTGGTTCGGCAAG CCATCCCCTTTGCTGTTACAATACAGTGTGAAAGAGAAGAGGAGGTAG
- the LBX2 gene encoding transcription factor LBX2 encodes MSSGSEPRTPRTPFSIADILGPLMVPRGSSASQLPESNQGPTSPLCALEELTSKTFRGLDGHAPQPSEGRAARGALGPAGRRRRKSRTAFTAQQVLELERRFVFQKYLAPSERDGLAARLGLANAQVVTWFQNRRAKLKRDVEEMRADLASLRSLSPEIQCRLALPDGAPGLGPGPARPDSGPHLSDEEIQVDD; translated from the exons ATGAGCTCGGGATCCGAGCCCCGGACACCCCGGACACCCTTCAGCATCGCAGACATCTTAGGCCCGCTCATGGTTCCCCGAGGATCCTCTGCGTCGCAGCTTCCAGAGTCGAACCAAGGTCCCACGTCGCCGCTGTGCGCGCTGGAGGAGCTGACTAGTAAAACTTTCCGCGGACTTGACGGGCACGCTCCGCAGCCCTCTGAAG GCCGCGCGGCCCGGGGCGCGCTGGGCCCGGCCGGCCGCAGACGGCGGAAGTCACGCACGGCGTTCACCGCGCAGCAGGTGCTGGAGCTGGAGCGGCGCTTCGTCTTCCAGAAGTACCTGGCACCGTCGGAGCGTGACGGGCTGGCGGCGAGGCTCGGCTTGGCCAACGCGCAGGTCGTCACGTGGTTCCAGAACCGGCGCGCCAAGCTCAAGCGCGACGTGGAGGAGATGCGCGCCGACCTGGCCTCGCTGCGCTCACTGTCCCCCGAAATCCAGTGCCGCCTCGCGCTGCCTGACGGCGCCCCAGGCCTcggccctggccctgcccggcCTGACTCTGGGCCCCACCTGTCAGACGAAGAGATACAGGTGGACGATTGA
- the PCGF1 gene encoding polycomb group RING finger protein 1 isoform X3 has product MASPQGGQIAIAMRLRNQLQSVYKMDPLRNEEEVRVKIKDLNEHIVCCLCAGYFVDATTITECLHTFCKSCIVKYLQTSKYCPMCNIKIHETQPLLNLKLDRVMQDIVYKLVPGLQDSEEKRIREFYQSRGLDRVTQPSGEEPALSNLGLPFSSFDHSKAHYYRYDEQLSLCLERLSSGKDKNKSVLQNKYVRCSVRAEVRHLRRVLCHRLMLNPQHVQLLFDNEVLPDHMTMKQIWLSRWFGKPSPLLLQYSVKEKRR; this is encoded by the exons ATGGCGTCTCCTCAGGGGGGCCAGATTGCGATCGCGATGAGGCTTCGGAACCAGCTCCAGTCAGTGTACAAGATGGACCCGCTACGGAACGAG GAGGAGGTCCGAGTAAAGATCAAAGACTTGAACGAACACATCGTCTGCTGCCTGTGCGCAGGCTACTTCGTGGATGCCACCACCATAACAGAGTGTCTTCATACGT TCTGCAAGAGTTGTATTGTGAAGTACCTCCAAACCAGCAAGTACTGCCCCATGTGCAACATCAAGATCCACGAGACGCAGCCACTGCTCAACCTCAAACTAGACCGGGTCATGCAGGACATCGTGTACAAGCTAGTGCCTGGCTTGCAAGACA GTGAAGAGAAACGGATCCGAGAATTCTACCAGTCCCGAGGCTTGGACCGGGTCACCCAGCCCAGTGGAGAAG AGCCAGCCCTGAGCAACCTTGGCCTCCCCTTCAGCAGCTTTGACCACTCAAAAGCCCACTACTATCGCTATGATGAGCAGCTGAGCCTATGCCTGGAGCGGCTGAG TTCTGGCAAAGACAAGAATAAAAGCGTCCTGCAG AACAAATATGTCCGATGTTCTGTTAGAGCTGAAGTTCGCCATCTCCGGAGGGTCCTGTGTCACCGCTTGATGCTAAATCCCCAGCAT GTGCAGCTCCTTTTTGACAATGAAGTTCTCCCTGATCACATGACCATGAAGCAAATATGGCTCTCCCGCTGGTTCGGCAAG CCATCCCCTTTGCTGTTACAATACAGTGTGAAAGAGAAGAGGAGGTAG
- the PCGF1 gene encoding polycomb group RING finger protein 1 isoform X1, whose product MASPQGGQIAIAMRLRNQLQSVYKMDPLRNEEEVRVKIKDLNEHIVCCLCAGYFVDATTITECLHTFCKSCIVKYLQTSKYCPMCNIKIHETQPLLNLKLDRVMQDIVYKLVPGLQDSEEKRIREFYQSRGLDRVTQPSGEEPALSNLGLPFSSFDHSKAHYYRYDEQLSLCLERLSSGKDKNKSVLQVRGTEGRTSLRRLTSPWLFPHTPYSIPFPPHPQNKYVRCSVRAEVRHLRRVLCHRLMLNPQHVQLLFDNEVLPDHMTMKQIWLSRWFGKPSPLLLQYSVKEKRR is encoded by the exons ATGGCGTCTCCTCAGGGGGGCCAGATTGCGATCGCGATGAGGCTTCGGAACCAGCTCCAGTCAGTGTACAAGATGGACCCGCTACGGAACGAG GAGGAGGTCCGAGTAAAGATCAAAGACTTGAACGAACACATCGTCTGCTGCCTGTGCGCAGGCTACTTCGTGGATGCCACCACCATAACAGAGTGTCTTCATACGT TCTGCAAGAGTTGTATTGTGAAGTACCTCCAAACCAGCAAGTACTGCCCCATGTGCAACATCAAGATCCACGAGACGCAGCCACTGCTCAACCTCAAACTAGACCGGGTCATGCAGGACATCGTGTACAAGCTAGTGCCTGGCTTGCAAGACA GTGAAGAGAAACGGATCCGAGAATTCTACCAGTCCCGAGGCTTGGACCGGGTCACCCAGCCCAGTGGAGAAG AGCCAGCCCTGAGCAACCTTGGCCTCCCCTTCAGCAGCTTTGACCACTCAAAAGCCCACTACTATCGCTATGATGAGCAGCTGAGCCTATGCCTGGAGCGGCTGAG TTCTGGCAAAGACAAGAATAAAAGCGTCCTGCAGGTGAGAGGGACTGAGGGGAGGACCTCTCTAAGGAGACTCACCTCCCCATGGCTCTTCCCTCACACACCTTATTctattcctttccctccccatccTCAGAACAAATATGTCCGATGTTCTGTTAGAGCTGAAGTTCGCCATCTCCGGAGGGTCCTGTGTCACCGCTTGATGCTAAATCCCCAGCAT GTGCAGCTCCTTTTTGACAATGAAGTTCTCCCTGATCACATGACCATGAAGCAAATATGGCTCTCCCGCTGGTTCGGCAAG CCATCCCCTTTGCTGTTACAATACAGTGTGAAAGAGAAGAGGAGGTAG